A genomic region of Coriobacteriaceae bacterium contains the following coding sequences:
- the ftsE gene encoding cell division ATP-binding protein FtsE, with protein sequence MALFGKSSRGAHAAGGRSSKSRGQAARTPQADEQAAANDAYRTRQIDARLPRIDAESNVDVRRNVAGATGRQRPAQTGQANPLSTSSMPAATEAVGSYADLALDENAKQNLGPVVISMRNVTKVYPAQPNRPALANITLDIRSGEFLFLVGHSGSGKSTFIRMLNREIVPTSGELVVAGENLRTIKNWRIPYLRRSVGCVFQDFKLLPNKTAFENVAFALEVIGKSRHVIRTQVPEVLRLVGLEDKMDKLPDQLSGGEQQRVSIARSIVNRPPILICDEPTGNLDPQTSLGIMRLLERINRTGTTILVATHDREMVDQMRRRVLALENGTLVRDQKKGVYGYDV encoded by the coding sequence GTGGCACTATTCGGCAAATCGTCGCGCGGCGCCCATGCAGCGGGCGGCCGTTCGTCAAAATCCCGCGGTCAAGCGGCTCGTACGCCCCAGGCAGATGAGCAAGCCGCGGCAAACGATGCATATAGAACCAGACAGATCGACGCACGTCTTCCGCGTATCGACGCGGAGAGCAATGTCGACGTCCGTCGTAACGTTGCAGGTGCGACGGGTCGTCAGCGCCCGGCGCAAACGGGTCAGGCAAACCCGCTATCGACCTCCAGCATGCCCGCGGCTACCGAAGCCGTTGGCTCCTACGCCGACCTTGCGCTCGACGAGAACGCGAAGCAAAACCTCGGCCCCGTTGTCATCTCGATGCGCAACGTCACGAAGGTGTACCCCGCGCAGCCCAACAGGCCTGCGCTCGCCAATATCACGCTTGATATCCGCTCGGGTGAGTTCCTCTTCCTCGTTGGTCATTCCGGTTCGGGCAAGTCGACTTTCATTCGCATGCTCAACCGCGAGATTGTGCCCACGAGTGGCGAGCTCGTCGTCGCTGGCGAGAACCTGCGCACCATCAAGAACTGGCGCATCCCGTACCTGCGTCGCAGCGTTGGCTGCGTGTTCCAGGACTTCAAGCTCCTGCCCAACAAGACGGCATTCGAGAACGTCGCCTTCGCACTCGAGGTAATCGGCAAGTCACGTCACGTCATTCGCACGCAGGTACCCGAGGTCCTGCGTCTCGTCGGCCTCGAGGACAAGATGGACAAGCTGCCTGACCAGCTTTCCGGTGGCGAGCAGCAGCGTGTTTCCATCGCCCGCTCAATCGTCAACCGTCCGCCGATCCTCATTTGCGACGAGCCGACTGGTAACCTCGATCCGCAGACCTCGTTGGGCATCATGCGTCTGCTCGAGCGCATTAACCGCACGGGCACGACCATCCTCGTCGCCACGCATGACCGCGAGATGGTCGATCAGATGCGTCGACGCGTGCTCGCACTCGAGAACGGCACCCTCGTCCGCGATCAGAAGAAGGGAGTGTACGGTTACGATGTCTAA
- the ftsX gene encoding permease-like cell division protein FtsX, whose amino-acid sequence MSKIIYFLKESIVSSRRNLGTTIGGIVTIFLSLLMIGVTIIISMMIGNLATSFEDEVNVRLYISDEATDEQISSLDSYLKTLENDAGNIASVEFRNKDQVLEDFQRQTANNPDIVNQLDGNPLPRTYVITLRDTHKVQDTVNAILGSETFTAIADNPSDPSDSIKYGQGTVERLFAVTNVIRYACIVAVVLLVFISLVFLNNTIRLAILARRREISIMRLVGATNGFIRGPFVMEGALQALVGAVFAIIVLSLVRVTVFPALENMVSFLPLTVDPGVYSAIYIVLIIAGVLIGMLGSAIAMRRYLKV is encoded by the coding sequence ATGTCTAAGATCATCTACTTCCTCAAAGAGTCCATCGTCAGCTCGCGCCGCAATCTCGGCACGACGATTGGCGGTATCGTCACCATTTTCCTGTCACTCCTCATGATCGGCGTGACCATCATCATCTCGATGATGATTGGCAACCTCGCCACCTCGTTCGAGGATGAGGTCAACGTGCGTCTCTACATTTCCGATGAGGCGACCGACGAGCAGATATCGAGTCTCGACAGCTATCTCAAGACGCTCGAGAACGATGCCGGTAACATCGCCTCGGTGGAATTCCGCAACAAGGACCAGGTTCTCGAGGACTTCCAGCGTCAGACCGCCAACAACCCCGATATCGTGAATCAGCTCGACGGCAACCCGCTGCCGCGTACCTACGTCATCACCTTGCGCGATACGCACAAGGTCCAAGACACGGTGAACGCGATTCTCGGCAGCGAGACCTTCACGGCGATTGCCGATAATCCCAGCGACCCGTCCGACTCCATCAAGTATGGTCAGGGCACAGTCGAGCGCCTCTTCGCCGTCACCAACGTCATCCGCTACGCATGTATCGTCGCGGTCGTCCTGCTCGTGTTCATCTCGCTGGTCTTCCTCAACAACACGATTCGCCTCGCGATTCTTGCCCGTAGGCGCGAGATTTCGATCATGCGGCTCGTCGGCGCGACCAATGGCTTCATCCGCGGGCCGTTTGTGATGGAAGGCGCCCTGCAGGCGCTCGTTGGCGCCGTGTTCGCCATCATCGTGCTCTCGCTCGTGCGCGTGACGGTGTTCCCCGCGCTCGAGAACATGGTGAGCTTCCTGCCGCTCACGGTCGATCCGGGCGTATACTCCGCGATCTACATCGTGCTCATCATTGCCGGCGTGCTCATCGGCATGCTGGGATCGGCCATCGCCATGCGCCGCTACCTCAAGGTATAG
- a CDS encoding septum formation initiator family protein: protein MPKRSEKRKPSQRADAPRVRKRERSWRALAIVACIVVFALVVLYPVGRDYYKTMRTEQRLQAQLDAVTERNEAVQAENDALQTEEGVENQARSDLGWVREGESSAVVTNEQGTVDNASRLPDHLDEKSITAPQTWYYSILDTIFFVHE, encoded by the coding sequence ATGCCAAAGCGCAGCGAAAAGCGTAAACCTTCGCAGCGCGCAGATGCTCCCCGGGTGCGCAAGCGCGAGCGCTCATGGCGCGCGCTTGCCATCGTCGCCTGCATCGTCGTCTTTGCTCTCGTCGTGCTCTATCCCGTCGGGCGCGACTATTACAAGACGATGCGTACCGAGCAGCGTCTCCAGGCGCAACTCGATGCCGTGACCGAGCGTAACGAGGCCGTCCAAGCCGAGAACGACGCCCTGCAAACCGAGGAGGGTGTCGAGAATCAAGCTCGCTCTGACCTGGGATGGGTCAGGGAAGGGGAAAGCTCTGCCGTGGTCACGAACGAGCAGGGTACGGTCGATAACGCTTCGAGGCTGCCGGACCATCTCGATGAGAAAAGCATCACCGCTCCGCAAACCTGGTACTACAGCATTCTTGATACGATATTCTTTGTTCACGAGTAA
- a CDS encoding polyprenyl synthetase family protein, protein MRNTMVNHIFEKFLNERTAAFDSYMAEFFGEGTHPDMWRYLYGPLSEFSNNAGKRHRPLICMLACKAVGGDDDMARAAGAAIEHFHTAALIHDDIADESQLRRGKPCLHHQIGEGLAINAGDLALSLVTGTVLVDDSLSDAVKLRVLKELVDMTTRTIEGQALDIGWARDERFDITVEDYLTMAAHKTAFYSGGVPLAVGAIIGGGSELQIETLRAYGMSTGLAFQIQDDLLNLVGTEEATRKDFRGDITEGKRTLVVVHALEHTDGAVHDELIDILSSKETDHARLEHAVQIMQEAGSIDFAREHAIKLAHDHQDELKDVLPASPVRKLLVSMGDFFVSRLN, encoded by the coding sequence ATGCGCAACACCATGGTCAATCATATCTTCGAGAAATTCCTGAACGAGAGGACGGCGGCCTTCGATAGCTACATGGCGGAGTTCTTTGGCGAGGGCACGCATCCCGACATGTGGCGCTATCTCTACGGGCCGCTTTCCGAGTTCTCGAACAATGCGGGCAAGCGGCATCGCCCGCTCATCTGCATGCTCGCATGCAAGGCAGTCGGTGGTGACGATGACATGGCGCGTGCCGCCGGTGCGGCCATCGAGCACTTCCACACCGCTGCGCTCATTCACGACGATATCGCCGACGAGTCCCAGCTCAGACGCGGCAAGCCATGCCTGCATCATCAGATTGGCGAGGGTCTCGCCATCAACGCGGGCGATCTTGCACTTTCGCTCGTTACGGGTACGGTGCTCGTCGATGATTCGCTCTCCGATGCCGTCAAGTTACGCGTGCTCAAAGAGCTCGTCGATATGACGACGCGCACGATCGAGGGCCAGGCGCTCGATATTGGCTGGGCGCGTGACGAGCGTTTCGACATCACGGTCGAGGACTACCTGACCATGGCCGCCCATAAGACCGCGTTCTACTCGGGCGGCGTGCCGCTTGCCGTCGGCGCCATCATCGGTGGCGGCAGCGAGCTGCAGATCGAGACCCTGCGCGCCTACGGCATGTCGACGGGCCTGGCATTTCAGATTCAGGACGACTTGCTCAACCTCGTCGGCACCGAGGAGGCCACGCGCAAGGACTTCCGTGGCGACATCACCGAGGGCAAGCGCACGCTCGTCGTCGTGCATGCGCTCGAGCATACGGATGGCGCCGTGCACGACGAACTCATCGACATCCTCTCCTCGAAGGAGACGGATCACGCTCGGCTCGAGCATGCCGTGCAGATCATGCAGGAGGCAGGCTCGATTGACTTTGCACGAGAGCACGCCATCAAGCTCGCACATGACCATCAGGACGAGCTCAAGGACGTTCTGCCCGCCAGTCCCGTACGCAAACTGCTTGTTTCGATGGGCGACTTTTTCGTAAGCCGGTTGAACTGA
- a CDS encoding peptidoglycan-binding protein, which produces MRTIGRNDHGAAVEDVQRRLRVMGYELAVDGAYLQRTCDAVKMFRQSEGLPPGDFVDQQAWAALVDASFALGDRMLYLRMPHFHGADVRSLQTILEVLGFVVGKSDGIFGAHTERALRDFQLSVGITDDGIAGNTTFDAIERLRHAWEGKEPTSAEGAQMGFARAAEALEKMEACFYGLDETGRGVASRIANLARATFEGAHVMSADTLEAFPPSNMLMVGVTSVEVDGQDGIPLIEFSDDFMFPRRISIALSSAKATPRRVIIEVPDHGYSDATGTVTGERWEQHLAVLLLDAFCASFS; this is translated from the coding sequence ATGAGGACGATTGGCCGCAACGATCACGGTGCCGCCGTGGAAGACGTGCAGCGACGTTTGCGCGTCATGGGCTACGAACTTGCCGTCGACGGTGCGTATCTCCAACGCACCTGCGATGCGGTCAAGATGTTCAGGCAGTCCGAGGGGCTGCCGCCGGGCGATTTCGTCGATCAGCAGGCATGGGCGGCCCTGGTGGACGCGAGCTTCGCGCTCGGCGACCGCATGCTCTACCTGCGCATGCCCCATTTCCATGGGGCCGACGTGCGCTCGCTGCAAACGATCCTCGAGGTGCTTGGCTTCGTCGTCGGCAAGTCCGACGGCATCTTTGGCGCGCATACCGAGCGCGCCCTGCGCGATTTCCAGCTCAGCGTCGGAATCACGGACGACGGCATCGCGGGCAACACCACCTTCGATGCGATCGAGCGCCTGCGCCACGCCTGGGAAGGCAAGGAGCCGACGAGTGCCGAGGGCGCGCAGATGGGCTTTGCGCGTGCGGCCGAGGCGCTCGAGAAGATGGAGGCGTGTTTTTACGGGCTGGACGAAACCGGCCGCGGCGTTGCCTCGCGTATCGCCAACCTCGCCCGTGCGACCTTCGAGGGCGCGCACGTCATGAGTGCCGATACGCTCGAGGCGTTTCCACCCTCCAACATGCTTATGGTGGGCGTGACTTCCGTCGAAGTTGACGGCCAAGATGGCATTCCGCTCATCGAGTTCTCCGACGATTTCATGTTCCCCCGCCGCATCAGCATTGCCTTGTCTTCGGCGAAGGCGACGCCGCGCCGTGTCATCATCGAGGTGCCTGATCACGGTTATTCGGATGCAACGGGTACCGTGACGGGCGAGCGCTGGGAGCAGCATCTCGCCGTCCTTCTGCTCGACGCCTTCTGCGCTTCGTTCTCGTAG
- a CDS encoding NlpC/P60 family protein, with translation MKRKAALAFVLSAALALTLFPVSAGAVTAAQKQAEVQSVSAQLNALNEELSLAVDDYNLANRNHDQAVAEAEDCQQRINDAQAKINALQTRIETRATSMYRSGSMTYLDVLMGVGSFDDFATVWDTLNTLNAEDADLVVSSKQAKAELDAAKADLDAKQAEAQRQLEIAESYKSEIESKTAQYQSIYNGLSSEYQELLAQEQAAQEQAAAAASAAYFPSVSSSSSSGGGSSSKGSSSSRPSANLGGSSAVERAYSAIGLPYVYGASSPSAFDCSGLVSWALTGSFGHAYVSQDFWSMPEVSDPQPGDVVACHAGHCGLYIGNGQMIEAPHTGATVRISSVRGKIVRP, from the coding sequence ATGAAGCGTAAGGCGGCCCTGGCTTTCGTGCTGTCTGCGGCACTTGCCCTGACGCTTTTCCCCGTGAGTGCCGGTGCTGTGACGGCCGCGCAGAAGCAGGCCGAGGTTCAGAGCGTCTCCGCGCAGCTCAATGCGCTCAATGAGGAGCTTTCCCTCGCAGTCGATGATTACAACCTTGCCAACCGCAATCACGACCAGGCTGTTGCCGAGGCAGAGGATTGCCAGCAGCGCATCAACGATGCCCAGGCGAAGATCAACGCACTACAGACGCGCATCGAGACGCGTGCCACGTCGATGTATCGTTCTGGCTCCATGACCTATCTCGACGTGCTCATGGGCGTGGGCTCCTTCGACGACTTCGCAACCGTGTGGGACACGCTCAACACGCTCAATGCGGAAGATGCCGATCTTGTCGTGAGCAGCAAGCAGGCCAAGGCCGAGCTCGATGCTGCCAAGGCGGATCTCGATGCCAAGCAGGCCGAGGCCCAGCGCCAGCTCGAGATTGCCGAGTCCTACAAGAGCGAAATCGAGTCCAAGACCGCTCAGTACCAGTCGATTTACAACGGTCTGAGCTCCGAGTACCAGGAGCTTCTCGCTCAGGAGCAGGCAGCTCAGGAGCAGGCCGCGGCCGCCGCAAGCGCGGCATACTTCCCCTCGGTTTCCAGCAGCTCGAGCAGCGGTGGTGGAAGCTCGAGCAAGGGTAGCAGCTCCTCGCGTCCGAGCGCCAACCTCGGTGGTTCCAGCGCGGTCGAGCGCGCCTACTCGGCCATCGGTCTTCCGTATGTCTACGGTGCGAGCAGCCCGAGTGCCTTCGATTGCTCTGGTCTCGTAAGCTGGGCCCTGACGGGCAGCTTCGGTCACGCCTACGTCTCGCAGGATTTCTGGTCCATGCCCGAGGTGAGCGATCCGCAGCCGGGCGATGTCGTTGCATGCCATGCGGGCCACTGCGGCCTCTACATCGGCAACGGCCAGATGATCGAGGCACCGCATACGGGAGCCACCGTGCGCATTTCCAGCGTGCGTGGCAAGATCGTGCGCCCGTAG
- a CDS encoding NlpC/P60 family protein, translating to MSTILNRRAFIGSFIALGALCTVNPTQALGTSAAQKQAEVHTVKAQLEAMAEDVSAAGDRYHQAMDAYDDATARVEEAQATITEMSERIGSLQNRLDVRATAMYRSGSTSYLDVLLGVTTFEDFATVWDTLNALNAEDADLVASTKVTKATLESAQGELVAQQQCAAEQLSSAEAYMSQVLAKQNEYDRIYNNLSAEYRQILAEQEAAEAQASARAPQEFVPSAVQVVPVTPAAPSEPSGSDDSGGGGGGGSSSNSGASSSITEVSSGSGSAPDLPTNGSVLDYAYSKLGYPYVWGAKGPDAFDCSGFVAWCYRQIGMSLPSYTESLYAVASARFSPSEARPGDVLYKPGHVGISTGGISCIEAMGTRWGVVESCRGGWTAALRF from the coding sequence ATGTCTACTATTCTCAATCGCAGGGCATTCATCGGCTCGTTCATCGCTCTGGGCGCGTTATGCACCGTTAATCCCACGCAAGCACTCGGCACGTCCGCCGCGCAGAAGCAGGCGGAAGTCCATACCGTCAAGGCCCAGCTCGAGGCCATGGCAGAGGACGTTTCCGCTGCCGGCGACCGTTACCATCAGGCCATGGATGCCTATGACGACGCGACGGCACGGGTCGAGGAAGCACAGGCCACCATCACCGAGATGTCGGAGCGCATCGGCTCGCTGCAGAATCGCCTCGACGTGCGCGCCACGGCCATGTACCGTTCGGGATCGACCTCGTATCTCGACGTGCTTTTGGGTGTGACCACCTTCGAGGATTTCGCGACCGTATGGGACACCCTCAACGCCCTTAATGCCGAGGACGCTGATCTCGTGGCCAGTACCAAGGTCACGAAGGCGACACTCGAGTCTGCGCAGGGCGAGCTTGTCGCGCAGCAGCAATGTGCTGCCGAACAGCTCTCCTCTGCCGAGGCGTACATGAGCCAGGTGCTCGCCAAGCAGAACGAATACGACAGGATTTATAACAACCTGAGCGCGGAATATCGCCAGATACTCGCCGAGCAGGAAGCGGCCGAGGCGCAGGCGAGTGCGCGTGCACCGCAGGAGTTCGTACCGAGCGCGGTGCAGGTGGTTCCCGTGACGCCTGCTGCGCCTTCCGAGCCGAGCGGTTCAGATGACTCAGGCGGTGGTGGGGGAGGGGGCTCCTCGAGCAACTCGGGCGCATCCAGCTCCATCACGGAGGTGTCTTCCGGCTCGGGGTCTGCACCAGACTTACCCACGAACGGCAGCGTGCTCGATTACGCGTACTCGAAGCTGGGATATCCGTACGTATGGGGCGCGAAAGGCCCCGACGCCTTCGATTGCTCGGGCTTTGTCGCGTGGTGTTATCGCCAAATCGGCATGTCGCTTCCGTCCTACACCGAATCGCTCTACGCGGTTGCTTCGGCACGCTTCAGTCCAAGCGAGGCACGGCCCGGCGACGTGCTCTACAAGCCTGGTCACGTGGGGATTTCCACGGGTGGCATTAGCTGCATCGAAGCCATGGGCACGCGTTGGGGCGTCGTCGAGAGCTGCCGAGGAGGATGGACCGCAGCACTGCGATTCTAG
- a CDS encoding C40 family peptidase, which translates to MHLHNRKSVLGIALSSLLVLAICPAAFALPLQQPSFSDGPEQAYADEPAQLELITTCREQIDETAAEIAAAEAAAIEAAKPESVRRAEACLGVPYRSGSSSPSGFDCSGLVSYALTGRYGHAYTSYSFWGMSAVSDPRPGDVVACSPGHCGLYIGDGQMIHAPQSGERVRVEAVRGKIVRP; encoded by the coding sequence ATGCATTTACATAACCGTAAGTCGGTCCTTGGCATTGCGCTGTCTTCTCTACTCGTACTCGCTATCTGTCCCGCAGCGTTTGCCCTTCCCCTGCAACAGCCGTCTTTCTCCGATGGTCCCGAGCAAGCCTATGCCGATGAGCCCGCTCAGCTCGAGCTGATCACGACCTGCCGTGAGCAGATTGACGAGACCGCCGCCGAAATCGCCGCCGCTGAGGCAGCGGCTATCGAGGCCGCGAAGCCCGAGTCCGTTCGCCGCGCCGAGGCTTGCCTGGGCGTGCCGTATAGGTCCGGCAGCTCAAGTCCCAGCGGTTTCGACTGCTCGGGTCTGGTGAGCTATGCGCTTACCGGCAGGTATGGTCACGCCTACACGTCGTATTCCTTCTGGGGGATGTCTGCGGTAAGCGATCCGCGCCCTGGTGATGTCGTGGCGTGCAGCCCTGGCCACTGCGGCCTCTACATTGGCGATGGCCAAATGATTCATGCGCCGCAGTCTGGCGAGCGCGTTCGCGTCGAAGCGGTGCGTGGCAAGATCGTTCGTCCGTAA